Proteins from one Impatiens glandulifera chromosome 2, dImpGla2.1, whole genome shotgun sequence genomic window:
- the LOC124926833 gene encoding transcription factor HY5-like: MPEQATSSIVASSLPSSSDRSSSSALQIKEGLESDEEIRRVPEMGGEVAGTSGSGGGGEAGRDRRQSTSEGGGRKRGRSPAEKENKRLKRLLRNRVSAQQARERKKAYVTELEGRVKELEKKNSEVEERLSTLQNENQMLRQILKNTTTGK; encoded by the exons ATGCCAGAACAAGCAACGAGTTCCATTGTTGCAAGCTCGTTACCTTCGAGCAGTGACAGATCTTCTAGCTCCGCCCTTCAAATCAAAGAAG GGCTGGAGAGCGATGAAGAGATTAGAAGAGTGCCGGAGATGGGAGGAGAAGTTGCCGGAACGTCTGGATCCGGTGGTGGGGGTGAAGCCGGTCGAGATAGAAGGCAGTCAACGTCTGAAGGAGGAGGGAGAAAGAGGGGAAGAAGTCCGGCTGAAAAAGAGAACAAAAGACTGAAGAG ATTGCTGAGAAATAGAGTGTCTGCTCAACAAGCAAGGGAAAGGAAGAAGGCATATGTAACTGAGTTAGAGGGTAGGGTTAAAGAATTGGAGAAAAAGAACTCAGAAGTGGAAGAGAGATTGTCCACTTTACAGAATGAGAACCAGATGCTTAGACAA ATATTGAAAAACACAACAACAGGGAAGTAA